A single window of Sphaerodactylus townsendi isolate TG3544 linkage group LG05, MPM_Stown_v2.3, whole genome shotgun sequence DNA harbors:
- the ALDH9A1 gene encoding 4-trimethylaminobutyraldehyde dehydrogenase: MRSSRSGKGAFFATPNGRRAVPGSRLLWRLKSKRLSLRASFFLPAGPRILSSSKLPFPLPGLPLFRFAAMSSATGTYELQDPINYRGGTRVQPADGNHQEEVYEPSTGRVIGKFLCSGEKEVDLAVQSAHAAFRIWSQKSGMERSTILLEAARLIQERREEIAKMETINNGKSILEALVDIDISWQSIQYYAGLAGSLAGQHVQLSGGSFAYTRREPLGVCVGIGAWNYPFQIACWKSAPALACGNAMVFKPSPFTPISAVLLAEIYDEAGLPKGLFNVVQGGAATGQFLCHHPKVAKVSFTGSVPTGIKIMEMAAKGSAKWRLEPGNDPLIIFYCSKVCCNGTRVFVERSILPAFTEEVVRQTKNIKIGDPLLGDTRMGPLINRPHLEKVLSFVKQAKEQGAEVLCGGEAFVPEDPKLKDGFYMSPCVLGNCEDNMTCVKEEIFGPVMSILAFDTEEEALERANSTRFGLAGGVFTRDIQRAHRVVAELQAGMCFINNYNISPVEMPFGGYKMSGDQLGHSLPPVLGVAPQPLSVETGQGSGNTCSATYVIFRVSGEFP, from the exons atgcgcagcagcaggtctgGGAAGGGGGCGTTTTTTGCGACTCCTAACGGGCGCCGAGCAGTGCCGGGTTCGAGGCTGCTGTGGAGGCTGAAGAGTAAGAGGCTGAGCTTGCGAGCCT CCTTCTTCCTGCCTGCCGGTCCTCGGATTCTGTCAAGTTCCAAGTTGCCATTCCCGCTACCTGGTTTACCTCTGTTCCGTTTTGCTGCCATGAGCTCCGCCACCGGCACCTATGAGTTGCAGGATCCCATCAACTACAGAGGTGGGACCCGTGTCCAGCCTGCAGATGGGAACCACCAGGAAGAGGTGTATGAGCCATCAACGG GCCGTGTCATTGGCAAGTTTCTCTGCTCTGGCGAGAAGGAGGTGGATCTGGCTGTGCAAAGTGCACACGCTGCATTTAGAATATGGAGCCAGAAATCGGGCATGGAACGGAGCACTATACTGTTGGAGGCTGCCAGGCTCATCCAG GAACGGAGAGAAGAGATTGCTAAAATGGAAACCATCAATAACGGGAAGTCCATCCTTGAAGCCTTGGTGGATATTGACATATCTTGGCAAAGCATACAGTATTATGCTGGCTTAGCTGGCTCCCTGGCAG GTCAACACGTCCAGCTCTCTGGAGGATCCTTTGCTTATACCAGAAGAGAACCTCTCGGGGTGTGTGTTGGGATCGGGGCCTGGAACTACCCTTTCCAGATCGCCTGCTGGAAATCAGCCCCCGCTTTGGCTTGTG GGAACGCCATGGTCTTCAAGCCGTCTCCCTTCACCCCCATCTCTGCTGTGCTGCTGGCAGAGATTTACGACGAAGCTGGCCTACCCAAGGGGCTTTTCAACGTGGTACAAGGTGGGGCTGCCACGGGCCAGTTCCTGTGCCATCACCCGAAGGTGGCCAAAGTTTCTTTCACTGGAAGCGTGCCTACAGGCATCAAG ATAATGGAGATGGCGGCCAAAGGGTCAGCAAAGTGGCGGCTGGAGCCTGGGAATGATCCCCTCATCATCTTCTACTGTTCCAAA GTCTGCTGCAACGGCACCCGGGTGTTTGTGGAACGCAGCATCCTTCCTGCCTTCACCGAGGAGGTCGTGCGGCAGACCAAGAACATCAAAATCGGAGACCCCCTGCTGGGAGACACGAGGATGGGGCCGCTCATCAACCGCCCCCACTTGGAGAAGGTGCTGAGCTTTGTGAAGCAAGCCAAGGAGCAG GGGGCAGAGGTGCTGTGTGGAGGGGAGGCATTCGTACCAGAAGACCCCAAACTGAAAGATGGCTTTTACATGTCTCCCTGCGTCCTAG GAAACTGTGAAGACAACATGACGTGTGTAAAGGAGGAGATTTTTGGGCCCGTCATGTCCATCCTGGCCTTTGATACAGAGGAGGAGGCCCTGGAGAGAGCCAACAGTACCCGTTTTGGCCTGGCAGGGGGCGTCTTCACCAG GGACATCCAGCGGGCTCACAGAGTCGTGGCCGAGCTCCAGGCTGGGATGTGTTTCATCAACAACTACAACATCAGCCCCGTGGAGATGCCTTTTGGAGGCTACAAGATGTCAGGTGACCAACTTGGCCACTCTTTGCCCCCCGTTCTGGGTGTTGCACCTCAGCCCCTAAGTGTGGAAACTGGCCAAGGGAGCGGAAACACCTGTTCAGCAACCTATGTAATATTTCGTGTTAGTGGTGAATTTCCATAA